In Brienomyrus brachyistius isolate T26 chromosome 19, BBRACH_0.4, whole genome shotgun sequence, one DNA window encodes the following:
- the tcf21 gene encoding transcription factor 21: MSTGSISDVDDFHEAELLDDILKLGSGKDSATSNESTEESSNCESGSRRKERGASEKKRKTSSRKSALNGVAHEGKQVQRNAANARERARMRVLSKAFSRLKTTLPWVPPDTKLSKLDTLRLASSYIAHLRQILANDKYENGYIHPVNLTWPFMVAGKPDNELKEVLNTTRLCGTTAS, from the exons ATGTCCACTGGATCGATCAGTGATGTGGACGACTTCCACGAAGCGGAACTTTTGGATGACATTTTAAAATTGGGGTCTGGCAAGGACTCCGCGACGTCCAACGAAAGCACAGAGGAGAGCTCCAACTGCGAGAGTGGGAGCAGGCGAAAGGAGAGGGGAGCAtcggaaaaaaagagaaaaacgtCCTCCAGAAAAAGCGCGTTGAACGGGGTCGCGCACGAGGGCAAGCAGGTACAAAGGAACGCGGCGAACGCCCGCGAGAGAGCGAGGATGCGCGTGCTGAGCAAAGCATTCTCGAGACTGAAGACCACTTTGCCCTGGGTGCCCCCGGATACCAAACTTTCAAAACTGGACACGTTGCGCCTGGCATCCAGTTATATCGCCCACTTAAGACAAATTCTGGCCAACGACAAGTACGAGAATGGGTACATCCACCCCGTTAATCTG ACCTGGCCTTTTATGGTGGCTGGCAAGCCGGATAACGAGCTGAAAGAGGTGCTGAACACGACACGATTGTGTGGGACTACAGCTTCCTGA